ACTGATCCAGGCCCTTCACAATTCACCGGAAAATAACCAATGGTTCCTGCGCAGGTTCCACCGATCACCCACAAGTCGTCACCCCCTGGACAATGgcaatcaacaaaataatcaacCTGTAAAAGAGCAATGAGAAAGTTTTAAGTCTTTCAGTAATCATTCATTAGGTTGCTTCGTTAGTGTTATTGTATTCgttaaaaggaaaagaatgAGATAATTACATTATCTTGTGTCCAGCTATCAGATGCGAGTTCCCGAGCTTTCTCTAGGTTGATTTCACAGCTTCCATCTTGCCAATTCCAAACACTAGAACAGAGTAAACAGATTAGAGACGGTGCAATTAACAGACTAAAGATGAAGAGGAGTGAGCAAACGACTACCTAAGAGTTTCTATATGAGTGAGACACCAGAGCTTTTTATAGCAATCCCCAAGGAAACCTATTTTGCCAATTGAAGTTCCTATGTTGATCACCTAAAAGAGCGgtcaaggcaaaaaaaaaaaaaaaagggtttagtTGTCTCCTATATTATCTCGTTTGAAaccttaaaatataaaaacttacaGATTCGAGATGGTCATCGTCATTGATATCACCTTCAGTGTTAAAAAGACATATCAATCCATCCACGGAAGCTGAGAGAAGCTTGTTTGGGTTGTTAGGAACAAAGTGTACCTGTGATTAGGAACACCCACGAAATAGAGGTAAGTCCTAGTGACTAAACAAGAAACTAGTTCGGCTGGCTCTATAGATGATAGAAAAGAATTGAACTAAAACAACATCAGAGAGGaacataagcaaaacaaacctgAGTGACGTCGTCTCTGTGAGATTCCTCTAAACAAGCGACTTGCTTCGAGTTTCTCCAATCCCACAGAAGAACCTGCACCCATGACTTATACAGATTGTAACAAGCTATATATATGGATGGAACATAAGAACCGGCCCTTTTCTCAGAGTGTATACCTTTAACACAATTAGAGATAAAGGAAAGATACAAAAAGGGGTTTATATGTGGAAACCTAACTAACCTGCTCTTTGCATCCACCAGCCAAAAGATGATCTGAAGCACCACCATAGGAGAAGCTGAAAATCTCCTGATCATTCCCAGTATCAATGCACGAAACCTGAAAACAAAAGCATCAACTTAGACATCTATAAAATCAGATCAGCTTCTCTAAGTTAGTTAatcccaaagaaagaaaaagaaaaaaacctgtTGAAAACTTCGCGTATCCCAAGATCGAATGGTCCCATCGGAGGAACAGGAGTGCAAAAGGTGAGGAGAAGCGGCCGAGTCAGAGGAAAACGCAATTTGATTGACGGTATCGGAGTGACCTTTGCATTCGCCGTAGTACTGACCAGTGACAGGGGAGTAGAGCTTGACGGTGTTGGTAGATAACGAAACCGCAATAGCTGTCCAATCGAACCTGTggggaaaaaacaaacaagagctgGGTCTCAATGAACCTAATTTGGTAATGGTAAAAGAGCAAAAGGGAAGAGaaggtctttttttttctttttttttttattattgtactTTGGGACAATCTGGAAGACGTAGTCAGAGCCGAAGTTGGTCTGAATAGAGTTCTTCAGCCCAAATTTCTTCACTTGACGATGATTTTGAACCTCCACTTCCATCCCCGacgcttcttctctttctatttGGTTTTTGAGTCAAATTAACAACAATGTGATATGAGGGAGGTTTTAAcggttttagggtttcttcttcttcttcttctattataaTAGGTCACAAGTGATATGGGCCTGTTTTAACCTTTTGGCCCATTTATGACCTAACATCACCACCGTCCCTTAGGATTGTTTGTTAACCGAATAACGCCAACAATGCAGCAATGCTTGATTTGGATACGCAAACAAAAGTCTAGTTAGAAGAAAGTCCAGTTTGCTCTACAAAATCTTTACTATTTCAGTTCAACTATATTATTATCCCGACATGTACAATTCTTAGAGAGGACGACCTAATTAAGCAAAAATCTAATTCCGACTACTCAACacattaatttaatattttaaattgtagTTCATTTCGTTGAAAGAAAAATGAACTAATAATTTACACTTTCCCCGGTAACAACTGTTGTATTTTTCGTCtaagcatatatatacagtaGACTGACTACTCCTAATAAAACAtgttgtttaatttattaactttgccttttttttttttttactttataaagaTTGCTAAGTTTTCCGCAGATTTTGTTTAGAAATTAATGTTCTAGTTGTGCATGATCAACCCACGTATACTTTTTATCAATAttcaatacaaacaaacaaaaaaacaaaatactactAGCCAGACACAATAACATGAAATTAATATGCGGAAAGAATGAAAGTTCGTGAGATTTTAGTGAACGGACGCAATAATAAATGCATATTACAAGCCACGTGATGGAAGCAAAAAGATTTAGTGgttacaacaacaaacaatttttctttttaaaaagaaaacaaacaacaatacaaTTGATATTGAgctttatgaatatatatatcttattttccGATGGCTCTGATCGGATCTCAGATCATGTAAAGGTAAAGGTGTGTTgactttataaaataagatacttacttttattattactaACTAATAATACAGCCACAGGTAACATGCCATACTTaaattctatgattttttttttttcaaacaaattcgATGACTATGTTGATCGTTTTTCagtgactatatatatatatatatatatatttttttttttttatccacaaACACTCCAATAAATTAAGTTACAAGGTTTTTGGTACTCCTTTCTAGCGGAAGTATGATGCAACCAACTAACTTACATAGGAGGAAAGAAAACCACGGTATGTTGTTTAAACAAGGGTATAACATCCGGGTGAAACTACAACAGAAGAAATAACAAGCTTGAACGCTAACGTACAAATAGCTAAAGCAGAGATAAAGAGCTATTGAAACCATAAAGATAGTGAGAACCACCAAGGAGATATGTCACATGAAGTGACGGGAAGTTAACCAAGACCGAATCACTGGCCGCATAACGACAAATTGCCACACTGGAGTACAAAGATTCCGAcgggtttttaaaaacctactTCGCACTAAAGATGATGAATTTTCAGCTCCCTGAAAAAGGAGACAGCATGTAGGTTGGGAAGAAGTTCCCAAGAGTCGAGTACCAGAAGAAGGGTCCAAGATAGAACCACCTTGCCACACTACGTTGCAAGATCTGAACCAAGTGGATAAGGAAGAGTGGAGATTATGATGAAACCATGTAGTCAAAGGACATTGACATGATGAGGAAATTTTTGCGTTATATCTCTTAATACATAAGGAATGTCACTCATTAGATGAggaaattaaaatgtttaaaatgttttcacT
The Camelina sativa cultivar DH55 chromosome 6, Cs, whole genome shotgun sequence genome window above contains:
- the LOC104793769 gene encoding WD repeat-containing protein 89 homolog is translated as MEVEVQNHRQVKKFGLKNSIQTNFGSDYVFQIVPKFDWTAIAVSLSTNTVKLYSPVTGQYYGECKGHSDTVNQIAFSSDSAASPHLLHSCSSDGTIRSWDTRSFQQVSCIDTGNDQEIFSFSYGGASDHLLAGGCKEQVLLWDWRNSKQVACLEESHRDDVTQVHFVPNNPNKLLSASVDGLICLFNTEGDINDDDHLESVINIGTSIGKIGFLGDCYKKLWCLTHIETLSVWNWQDGSCEINLEKARELASDSWTQDNVDYFVDCHCPGGDDLWVIGGTCAGTIGYFPVNCEGPGSVGSAEAILGGGHIDVVRSVLRMPCEYGGAAGLFGWTGGEDGRLCCWKSDENSTDINRSWTSSELVVKPPRNRKKNRHSPY